Proteins from a genomic interval of Mycolicibacterium grossiae:
- a CDS encoding EfeM/EfeO family lipoprotein, with the protein MKPQLAWPVPFVAAALVLAGCSGSGSEGGAESSSGSSSSGASSSSGAASTPAVDTTAETTKAAQEYKAYAIAQADELVKSVKVFTDAVRAGDVKAAQDAYAPSRMPWERIEPIAELISDVDGKVDSRVDDFSGPDDPAFTGWHRLEYLVFEKNTTDGGKPFADKLDADIAGLVKELPNVDVKPINVANGAAELIEEVSQGKITGDEERYSKTDLWDFDANLQGSRDAIGKLNPALVKADPALLGKIEAGLNGLFDTMRPLRRGDGWVLYCTANDPYPSPRCPEVTVTPDVVDNLKSQLAGLSENLSQVSGVLGLQ; encoded by the coding sequence ATGAAACCGCAGCTCGCCTGGCCCGTCCCGTTCGTGGCCGCGGCGCTCGTCCTCGCCGGGTGCTCCGGCAGCGGATCCGAGGGTGGTGCCGAGAGCAGCAGCGGTTCCTCCTCAAGCGGCGCGTCGTCGTCGAGCGGAGCTGCGTCCACCCCGGCCGTCGACACCACCGCCGAGACCACGAAGGCCGCCCAGGAGTACAAGGCCTACGCCATCGCGCAGGCCGACGAGCTGGTGAAGTCGGTGAAGGTGTTCACCGACGCGGTGCGCGCGGGTGACGTCAAGGCCGCCCAGGATGCCTACGCGCCGTCGCGCATGCCGTGGGAACGCATCGAGCCGATCGCCGAGCTGATCTCCGACGTCGACGGCAAGGTCGACTCCCGCGTCGACGACTTCTCCGGACCCGACGACCCGGCCTTCACCGGCTGGCACCGCCTGGAGTACCTGGTGTTCGAGAAGAACACCACCGACGGCGGCAAGCCGTTCGCCGACAAGCTCGACGCCGACATCGCCGGCCTCGTCAAGGAACTGCCGAACGTCGACGTCAAGCCGATCAACGTCGCCAACGGCGCGGCCGAGCTGATCGAGGAGGTGTCGCAGGGCAAGATCACCGGTGATGAGGAGCGCTACTCCAAGACCGACCTGTGGGACTTCGACGCCAACCTGCAGGGATCGCGCGACGCCATCGGCAAGCTCAATCCTGCTCTCGTCAAAGCTGATCCGGCACTGCTCGGCAAGATCGAGGCCGGCCTGAACGGCCTGTTCGACACGATGCGTCCGCTACGGCGCGGGGACGGCTGGGTGCTGTACTGCACCGCCAACGACCCGTACCCGTCGCCGCGCTGCCCCGAGGTCACCGTGACCCCGGACGTCGTCGACAACCTCAAGTCGCAACTCGCCGGCCTGTCCGAGAACCTCTCCCAGGTTTCGGGAGTCCTGGGCTTGCAGTGA
- a CDS encoding Dyp-type peroxidase: MTGRPDGPARRIGISRRGFVTGALGAGAGAAVGVGATLALTGDDHSARRGHRPDPGFVDFEGPHQTGITALPIPEQGMVASFNLQARDRAGLERTLRELSEEIRGLMAGRPPEVRDPEFPPVDSGILGERPPADNLSIVVGVGASLFDGRFGLADRKPKDLVTMPFLANDRLDPKLSHGDLSIIFEAGHNDTVQFALRQLMRRTRSDLTLRWMVDGYARGIGAGVASEAQTPRNLLGFKDGTANLDVADDALMDRHVWVGADDGEPDWAVGGSYQAVRIIRMFVEFWDRTQLIEQENLIGRSKVSGAPLGLTGEFTDPDYPGDPEGKRIKLDAHIRLANPRTAATDENLILRRGFNYSRGFDQAGRLDQGLAFVAYQRSLKKGFLAVQERLKGEPLEEYILPVGGGFFFMLPGVTGEDRYLGDTLLA, from the coding sequence GTGACCGGCCGGCCCGACGGCCCCGCCCGGCGCATCGGCATCTCGCGCCGCGGCTTCGTCACCGGCGCCCTCGGCGCGGGTGCCGGCGCCGCCGTCGGCGTGGGGGCCACCCTCGCCCTCACCGGGGACGATCACAGCGCCCGCCGTGGCCACCGCCCCGACCCGGGCTTCGTCGACTTCGAGGGTCCGCACCAGACCGGCATCACGGCGCTGCCCATCCCGGAGCAGGGCATGGTGGCGTCGTTCAACCTGCAGGCGCGCGACCGCGCCGGTCTGGAGCGGACGCTACGCGAGCTGAGCGAGGAGATCCGCGGGCTCATGGCGGGCCGGCCGCCGGAGGTCCGCGACCCGGAATTCCCGCCCGTCGACTCCGGCATCCTGGGCGAACGGCCGCCCGCGGACAACCTGTCGATCGTGGTCGGCGTGGGCGCGTCGCTGTTCGACGGGCGGTTCGGGCTCGCCGACCGCAAGCCCAAGGATCTGGTCACCATGCCGTTCCTCGCCAACGACCGGCTCGACCCCAAGCTGTCGCACGGCGACCTGTCGATCATCTTCGAGGCCGGCCACAACGACACGGTGCAGTTCGCGCTGCGCCAGTTGATGCGCCGCACCCGCAGCGACCTCACGCTGCGGTGGATGGTCGACGGCTACGCCCGCGGCATCGGCGCCGGTGTCGCGTCCGAGGCGCAGACCCCGCGGAACCTGTTGGGTTTCAAGGACGGAACGGCCAATCTCGACGTCGCCGACGACGCCCTGATGGACCGGCACGTGTGGGTCGGCGCCGACGACGGGGAACCCGACTGGGCCGTCGGCGGCTCGTACCAGGCGGTGCGCATCATCCGGATGTTCGTCGAGTTCTGGGACCGCACGCAGCTGATCGAGCAGGAGAACCTCATCGGCCGCAGCAAGGTCAGCGGCGCCCCACTGGGCCTTACCGGCGAATTCACCGACCCGGACTATCCGGGTGACCCCGAGGGCAAGCGAATCAAGCTCGACGCGCACATCCGGCTGGCCAACCCGCGCACCGCGGCGACCGACGAGAACCTCATCCTGCGCCGGGGGTTCAACTACTCCCGCGGCTTCGACCAGGCGGGCCGCCTCGACCAGGGGCTGGCCTTCGTCGCCTACCAGCGCAGCCTGAAGAAGGGCTTCCTCGCCGTGCAGGAACGCCTCAAGGGCGAGCCGCTCGAGGAGTACATCCTGCCCGTCGGCGGCGGCTTCTTCTTCATGCTGCCCGGCGTCACCGGCGAGGACCGCTACCTCGGCGACACCCTCCTCGCCTGA